GTACCGCAGCAGCGTCGACTCGAACGTATCGAGGACGAGGCCGCTCCCGAGTTCGATGGACGTCAACACCACCAGCACCGGGAGCATGCGCCGCATGATACCACGGACCGACCACTGGACCTCGTAGGCCGACACGTCAGCCACCACCCAGCGCGAGGACGATGCGGGTCGCGACCAGCAGCGTCGCGACGCCGACCACGTCGCCCGTCGTCGTCACCACCGGCCCCGCGAGGGTGTCGGGGTTCAGCCCGCGCCGGTAGCCGACGAAGACGACGGAGACGACGGCGACGGTCAACACGAGGCCCGAGACGACGCCGGCGAGCAGCGCGATGGCGACCAGCGTCGCGAGCGGGGCCGACGGGCGACCGATGGCGGTGAGTAGGCCGACAGCGAGGACAGCCGACAGCACGCTGACCAGCACGCCGTTGGCCAGCGACGCCGCGACGGCCACGTTGACGCGTTCGTCTTCCAGCGAGAGGGTCGGGTCGACGAGCCCCTGGTGGAGCGCCGACCCGAGGCGGCCTCCCAGCGAGCCGTAGACGTTGCCCCGCGTGGCGAGCAGCGCGGGGACGAGCACGAGCAGGCCGGCGACCTGTTCTAACTCGGCGTCCATCCCCCCGAGGACGACGCCCGCGAAGAGGCCACCGACCGCGCTGAGGACCAGCACCGGAACGGATTCCCGATAGGCCTCGGCGGCGACCTCGCGGACGGTCATTACCGAGAGCATCCGGGCGCAGTCGCAAAAAGGGACCGGAGGCCCGACGCCGAGCCATCCCTGGTGGAACGTCCGTCACCGGACGACGCACGCGGGAGCCATCCGAGCCCCTGTCGGTCCGGTGTCTCAGTTCCCGTCGGCGGTGACCACGAGTACCGAGCGGTCG
This DNA window, taken from Haloarcula ordinaria, encodes the following:
- a CDS encoding magnesium transporter, producing the protein MTVREVAAEAYRESVPVLVLSAVGGLFAGVVLGGMDAELEQVAGLLVLVPALLATRGNVYGSLGGRLGSALHQGLVDPTLSLEDERVNVAVAASLANGVLVSVLSAVLAVGLLTAIGRPSAPLATLVAIALLAGVVSGLVLTVAVVSVVFVGYRRGLNPDTLAGPVVTTTGDVVGVATLLVATRIVLALGGG